In a single window of the Dreissena polymorpha isolate Duluth1 chromosome 3, UMN_Dpol_1.0, whole genome shotgun sequence genome:
- the LOC127874534 gene encoding uncharacterized protein LOC127874534, translated as MAYCFAIHCVHRTGGNGTCSLFGFPINPKEKKKWVDRCRRADRDVNGNDRICSCHFVDGKKENGPTIFDYQKQDLPFPEMNTPLKMQKAEVGGKGRCERKHTSRCY; from the exons ATGGCGTATTGCTTTGCCATTCATTGTGTGCACAGGACTGGGGGCAATGGAACCTGTAGTCTGTTCGGGTTCCCCATAAACCCAAAGGAGAAGAAGAAATGGGTTGATAGATGCAG ACGAGCGGACAGAGATGTTAACGGGAATGACCGGATATGTAGCTGTCATTTTGTAGATGGCAAGAAAGAAAATGGACCAACTATTTTTGATTACCAGAAACAAGATCTACCTTTCCCAGAAATGAACACACCACTAAAG ATGCAAAAGGCCGAAGTTGGAGGAAAGGGAAGATGTGAAAGAAAGCATACCAGTAGATGTTACTAA